From the genome of Proteus vulgaris, one region includes:
- the truC gene encoding tRNA pseudouridine(65) synthase TruC, protein MLDIIYQDEYLVAVNKPAGWLVHRSWLDRHETVFVMQTLRDQIGQHVFPVHRLDRPTSGVLLMALSSDVARALSQSFEQHKTEKIYHAVVRGYVEEALVIDSPLVEELDKIADKFATQPPQIQECVTHCQPLATVEKEVAIGRYPTSRFSLLELRPETGRKHQLRRHMSHIRHPIIGDTAHGDLRQNRGVVNHFQSHRLMLHASHLNLIHPITLQPLNLTAKWDLPWQHLINQFGWRGLRSELEQYGEDLSHHF, encoded by the coding sequence ATGCTAGATATTATTTATCAAGATGAATATCTTGTTGCGGTGAATAAACCTGCGGGCTGGCTTGTTCACCGTAGTTGGCTCGATAGACATGAAACGGTGTTTGTGATGCAAACACTGAGAGATCAAATAGGGCAACATGTTTTTCCTGTACACCGTTTAGATAGACCTACGTCTGGTGTTCTATTAATGGCACTCTCTTCAGATGTTGCTAGGGCTCTTTCTCAATCTTTTGAACAACATAAGACAGAAAAAATTTACCATGCCGTTGTCAGAGGGTATGTTGAAGAAGCGTTAGTGATTGATAGTCCTTTAGTGGAAGAGTTAGATAAAATTGCAGACAAATTTGCAACTCAACCACCACAAATTCAAGAATGTGTAACACATTGCCAGCCATTAGCAACCGTTGAAAAAGAGGTTGCGATTGGGCGCTATCCTACATCTCGATTTAGTTTATTAGAATTGCGTCCTGAAACAGGTCGTAAGCATCAATTACGTCGCCATATGTCTCACATTCGCCATCCAATTATCGGCGATACTGCTCATGGTGATCTACGTCAAAACCGTGGTGTTGTAAATCATTTTCAATCTCATCGCTTGATGTTACATGCAAGCCATCTAAACTTAATTCATCCAATCACATTGCAACCGCTTAATTTAACGGCGAAATGGGATCTCCCTTGGCAACACCTTATTAATCAATTTGGTTGGCGTGGATTAAGATCTGAATTAGAGCAGTATGGCGAAGATTTATCTCATCACTTTTAA
- the rlmM gene encoding 23S rRNA (cytidine(2498)-2'-O)-methyltransferase RlmM has protein sequence MNKVALYCRQGFEKECAAEITDKAGQIGVYGFPRVKEGSGYVIFECYQEGEADKIAREVNFRELIFARQMFVTGELLKDLPPEDRITPIVGMLKGAVEKAGELRVEVADTNESKELLKFCRKFTVPLRNHLRNEKILLKVENFSRPIIHVFFIAPGCCYVGYSYSFNNSAFYMGIPRLKFPSDAPSRSTLKLEEAFHIFIPYDEWEERLASGMKAVDLGACPGGWTYQLVKRSMMVHAVDNGPMAQSLMDTGQVRHHQVDGFKFEPTSKNITWLVCDMVEKPAKVAALMTTWVANEWCREAIFNLKLPMKKRYEEVSHILEKIKSELAEKGVNVKIQAKQLYHDREEITVHIQNIWAAYRPDREF, from the coding sequence ATGAATAAAGTTGCATTATATTGTCGCCAAGGTTTTGAAAAAGAGTGCGCGGCTGAGATTACGGATAAAGCAGGTCAAATCGGCGTTTATGGCTTTCCTCGTGTTAAAGAGGGAAGTGGCTATGTGATTTTTGAATGCTACCAAGAAGGTGAAGCAGACAAAATTGCACGTGAAGTAAATTTCCGTGAATTAATTTTTGCTCGTCAGATGTTTGTGACAGGTGAATTACTTAAAGATTTACCGCCAGAAGATAGAATTACACCAATTGTTGGAATGCTAAAAGGTGCTGTTGAAAAAGCGGGTGAACTTCGAGTTGAAGTTGCTGATACTAACGAAAGTAAAGAGCTATTAAAATTTTGCCGTAAATTTACGGTGCCATTACGTAATCATTTACGTAATGAAAAAATTTTGCTGAAAGTAGAGAATTTTAGCCGTCCTATTATCCATGTGTTTTTCATTGCACCGGGATGTTGTTATGTTGGTTATTCTTATAGCTTTAATAATTCCGCATTCTATATGGGTATTCCTCGATTAAAATTCCCATCAGATGCACCAAGTCGTTCGACACTGAAACTTGAAGAAGCATTTCATATCTTCATTCCTTATGACGAGTGGGAAGAGCGCTTAGCTAGTGGAATGAAAGCGGTAGATTTAGGAGCATGCCCCGGTGGTTGGACATATCAATTAGTGAAACGCAGTATGATGGTACATGCTGTTGATAATGGTCCAATGGCACAATCTTTGATGGATACAGGGCAAGTTCGTCATCACCAAGTTGATGGTTTTAAATTTGAACCTACATCTAAAAATATCACATGGCTTGTCTGTGATATGGTTGAAAAGCCAGCTAAAGTTGCTGCGTTAATGACAACTTGGGTTGCCAATGAATGGTGTCGTGAAGCTATCTTTAACCTAAAATTGCCAATGAAAAAGCGTTATGAGGAAGTCTCTCATATCCTTGAAAAAATAAAGTCAGAGTTAGCTGAAAAAGGGGTTAACGTTAAGATCCAAGCTAAGCAACTTTATCATGATAGAGAAGAAATAACTGTTCATATTCAAAATATTTGGGCTGCTTATCGACCCGATCGTGAATTCTAA
- the xni gene encoding flap endonuclease Xni has translation MIHLLIIDALNLIRRIHAASGSSCQTVCEQSVNQLLGHTQPTHAVAVFDEDDRDGSWRHQLLPDYKAGRTPMPDDLRQQLPEIKAMLLNLGIQSWHSGGDEADDVAATLATKVASAGFRVTIISTDKGYCQLLSPSIRIRDYFQRRWLDLEFIRAEFGVEPSQLTDYWGLTGVSSSKVAGVPGIGPKSATELLQIHPDLESLYQHIDDVPTKWQNKLITHKESAFISRKITTLRTDIQLNGNLQQLRLK, from the coding sequence ATGATACATTTGCTGATTATTGATGCTTTAAACCTGATCCGCCGCATTCATGCGGCATCAGGTTCTTCCTGCCAGACTGTGTGTGAACAGAGCGTCAACCAACTGCTTGGTCACACCCAACCTACTCATGCCGTAGCGGTCTTTGATGAAGATGACAGAGACGGTAGTTGGCGACATCAACTCTTACCTGATTATAAAGCAGGTCGCACACCAATGCCTGATGACCTGCGTCAACAATTGCCAGAAATTAAAGCAATGTTACTCAATTTAGGAATACAAAGCTGGCACTCTGGCGGTGATGAAGCGGATGATGTTGCTGCAACATTGGCAACAAAAGTGGCGAGTGCGGGTTTTCGAGTCACGATTATTTCAACGGATAAAGGTTATTGCCAATTACTTTCACCCTCTATTCGTATACGCGATTATTTTCAACGACGTTGGTTAGATTTAGAATTTATCAGAGCAGAATTTGGTGTCGAGCCATCTCAGCTTACTGATTATTGGGGATTAACAGGCGTAAGCAGCAGTAAGGTTGCAGGCGTTCCTGGTATTGGACCTAAAAGTGCCACCGAGCTTTTACAAATTCACCCAGATCTAGAATCGCTCTATCAGCATATTGATGATGTTCCTACTAAATGGCAAAACAAACTTATTACCCATAAAGAGTCTGCATTTATCAGTCGGAAAATCACAACATTACGCACTGATATTCAATTAAACGGTAATCTACAACAGTTACGTTTAAAATAG
- the ppnN gene encoding nucleotide 5'-monophosphate nucleosidase PpnN: MITHVSPLGSMDLLSQLEVDMLKRTASSDLYQLFRNCSLAVLNSGSLTDSSKELLSKYQDFDINVLRRERGVKLELVNPPEDAFVDGKIIRSLQANLFAVLRDILFVHGQITTAKRDLHLNLENSTHITNTIFSILRNARALHIDEDPNMIVCWGGHSINETEYLYGRKVGNELGLRELNICTGCGPGAMEAPMKGAAVGHAQQRYKNSRFIGMTEPSIIAAEPPNPLVNELIIMPDIEKRLESFVRIGHGIIIFPGGVGTAEELLYLLGILMSPENQDQVLPLILTGPKESADYFNVLDDFIANTLGDEARRHYQIIIDDAPEVARIMKKYMPLVKDNRRSTGDAYSFNWSMKINADLQHPFEPTHENMASLNLSTDQSPEKLAADLRRAFSGIVAGNVKEVGMKAIEAYGPYKIHGDREIMRRMDILLAGFVEQHRMKLPGGTAYQPCYEIIS; this comes from the coding sequence GTGATAACTCATGTCAGCCCATTAGGTTCCATGGATCTGCTTTCACAGCTAGAAGTTGATATGCTAAAGAGAACCGCAAGCAGTGATCTTTACCAACTGTTTCGTAATTGTTCTCTTGCTGTCCTCAACTCTGGTAGCCTTACTGATAGTAGTAAAGAACTGTTATCTAAATACCAAGATTTTGATATTAACGTACTGCGCCGTGAACGTGGCGTTAAATTAGAGTTAGTCAATCCTCCTGAAGACGCCTTTGTTGATGGAAAAATTATTCGTTCACTGCAAGCTAACTTATTTGCTGTACTTCGTGACATTTTGTTTGTTCATGGACAAATCACAACAGCCAAACGTGACCTGCACCTTAATTTAGAAAATAGCACTCATATCACTAACACTATTTTCTCTATTTTGCGTAATGCTAGGGCCCTTCATATCGATGAAGATCCTAATATGATTGTGTGCTGGGGTGGCCACTCTATCAATGAAACTGAGTATCTTTATGGCCGAAAAGTGGGTAACGAATTAGGGCTACGAGAACTTAATATTTGTACAGGTTGTGGTCCAGGAGCGATGGAAGCACCAATGAAAGGTGCTGCGGTCGGCCATGCTCAACAACGATATAAAAATAGCCGTTTTATTGGTATGACAGAGCCTTCAATCATTGCGGCTGAGCCACCAAATCCATTGGTTAACGAACTGATTATCATGCCAGATATTGAAAAACGTCTGGAATCCTTTGTTCGTATTGGACATGGTATTATTATTTTTCCTGGTGGTGTGGGAACTGCCGAAGAATTACTGTATCTACTTGGTATTCTTATGTCTCCAGAAAACCAAGATCAAGTATTACCACTGATTTTAACTGGCCCGAAAGAGAGTGCTGATTACTTTAATGTACTCGACGATTTTATCGCAAATACATTAGGTGATGAGGCTCGACGCCATTACCAAATTATTATTGATGATGCGCCTGAAGTGGCTCGCATTATGAAAAAATATATGCCATTGGTAAAAGATAATCGTCGTAGTACTGGTGATGCTTATAGCTTTAACTGGTCAATGAAAATCAATGCTGACTTACAGCATCCTTTTGAACCAACACATGAAAATATGGCATCACTTAACTTAAGCACCGATCAATCACCTGAAAAATTAGCCGCTGACTTACGTCGTGCATTCTCTGGTATTGTTGCAGGTAACGTAAAAGAAGTAGGTATGAAGGCGATTGAAGCTTACGGCCCTTATAAAATTCATGGTGACCGTGAAATTATGCGGCGCATGGATATTTTATTAGCGGGCTTTGTTGAGCAACATCGTATGAAACTTCCAGGCGGTACAGCTTACCAACCATGTTATGAGATTATCAGCTAA
- a CDS encoding YqcC family protein — MTAEQRILAKLLLIEKEMKNIELWQLGSPTEQAFESIEPFCIDTMSAHEWLQWVLIPRLSSMIENEMPLPNSFAIAPYYEEAFKDDESRDFTDLLNHLRELDAMFKS; from the coding sequence ATGACAGCAGAACAACGTATTTTAGCGAAATTGCTCTTAATCGAAAAAGAGATGAAGAACATTGAGCTATGGCAATTAGGATCACCGACTGAGCAAGCATTTGAAAGTATTGAACCTTTTTGTATTGATACAATGAGTGCTCATGAATGGTTACAGTGGGTATTGATTCCACGATTGTCATCAATGATTGAAAATGAGATGCCATTACCTAATTCATTTGCAATCGCGCCTTATTACGAAGAAGCATTCAAAGATGATGAAAGTCGCGACTTTACTGATTTACTTAATCATCTGCGTGAACTTGACGCAATGTTTAAATCATAA
- the queF gene encoding NADPH-dependent 7-cyano-7-deazaguanine reductase QueF (Catalyzes the NADPH-dependent reduction of 7-cyano-7-deazaguanine (preQ0) to 7-aminomethyl-7-deazaguanine (preQ1) in queuosine biosynthesis) produces MSLYQGDKSLETLSLGKKTQYHDHYDAELLQGVPRSLNRDSLSLTAENLPFHGGDIWTMYELSWLNSKGLPQVAIGHVELDAKTENLIESKSFKLYLNSFNQTRFESWDIVEKTLLKDLTSCAKGKVNLTIYPLSHFTSQSIVDFAGECIDEQDIEIDNYQFDAQWLNGSTTDTLVEETLVSHLLKSNCLITNQPDWGSVAIQYKGKKIDREKLLRYLVSFRQHNEFHEQCVERIFHDIMQFCAPETLTVYARYTRRGGLDINPWRSNCEFVPKVSRLARQ; encoded by the coding sequence ATGTCTTTATATCAAGGTGATAAATCTCTTGAAACATTATCTTTAGGCAAAAAGACTCAATATCATGATCACTATGATGCCGAATTATTACAAGGCGTTCCTCGTAGCCTAAACCGAGACTCACTTTCTTTAACTGCTGAAAATTTGCCATTTCATGGTGGTGATATTTGGACTATGTATGAACTCTCTTGGCTTAATAGCAAAGGGTTACCACAAGTTGCAATTGGTCATGTTGAATTAGATGCAAAGACGGAAAACCTCATTGAATCTAAAAGCTTTAAACTATATCTCAACAGTTTTAACCAAACTCGCTTTGAAAGCTGGGATATCGTTGAAAAAACCTTACTTAAAGATTTAACTTCTTGTGCTAAAGGTAAAGTGAATCTGACTATTTACCCACTTTCACATTTTACATCACAATCTATTGTTGATTTTGCTGGAGAGTGTATTGATGAACAAGACATTGAAATCGATAATTATCAGTTTGATGCACAATGGTTAAACGGATCGACAACCGATACACTGGTTGAAGAGACTCTAGTCAGTCATCTGTTAAAATCAAACTGCCTTATTACCAATCAACCAGATTGGGGATCTGTCGCTATCCAATATAAAGGCAAAAAAATTGATCGTGAAAAATTACTACGTTATTTAGTCTCATTTAGGCAACATAATGAATTTCATGAACAATGTGTTGAGCGAATTTTTCACGACATCATGCAATTTTGTGCGCCAGAAACATTAACTGTTTATGCAAGATATACGCGACGTGGTGGATTAGATATCAATCCTTGGCGTAGTAATTGTGAGTTTGTTCCAAAAGTCAGTCGATTAGCCAGACAATAA
- the syd gene encoding SecY-interacting protein, with amino-acid sequence MIENISSELKAFTQKYVELWQEKSGLPPASEDLYGVPSVCISRTGDEVVYWLPQPFVGTDKLEKVEKAMGIIIRPELHNYFTTQYAGDMQVRFRDTHLSLIQVWSEEDFIRLQENIIGHLVTQKRLKLTPTLFIGTTDSENDIISVCNVSGEVILETFGQKKRKVLAENLSVFLSELVVVYSE; translated from the coding sequence GTGATTGAAAATATTTCCTCTGAATTAAAAGCCTTCACCCAAAAATATGTTGAGTTATGGCAAGAAAAATCAGGTTTACCTCCTGCGAGTGAAGATCTCTATGGTGTTCCTTCCGTTTGTATTTCAAGAACAGGTGATGAAGTCGTTTATTGGCTACCTCAACCTTTTGTGGGAACGGATAAACTAGAAAAAGTTGAAAAAGCGATGGGGATTATTATTCGCCCTGAATTACATAATTACTTTACCACTCAGTATGCGGGAGATATGCAAGTTCGCTTTAGAGATACACACTTGAGCTTAATCCAAGTTTGGAGCGAAGAAGATTTTATCCGCCTACAAGAAAATATTATTGGGCATTTGGTGACACAAAAGCGGCTGAAATTAACGCCAACTTTATTTATTGGTACAACAGATTCAGAAAACGACATAATTTCTGTATGTAATGTTTCTGGCGAAGTTATTCTTGAAACTTTTGGTCAAAAGAAAAGAAAAGTTTTAGCGGAAAATTTATCTGTTTTTTTATCAGAACTAGTCGTGGTGTATAGTGAATGA